The DNA sequence CGGCAGCTCATCTCATTTAAACCAGAACATAAGACATTATCTTATTGCTGCGTTCCAATGAATTAAATATGTGGctataatttaatattttaactatgattcacctctttttttctcctttgtcttttaaatgcaattttaatGTCTTATCTATAATGCATTTCTATTCCTCTGTGAAGAACTTTGCCTCGTGTTGTTTCTGAATGGTGATATGTGAGTAAACCTGCATTCCCTTGTTGCCTCAATGGGAAAAATGTGGGGCAAAAAAGTCTGAGTTACTCAGTACTGCTTGTGAAACACAGTAATGACATTAAAGAGTCCATagtatgcacatttacaggttcatcatttttgttttcagggTCTAGTACagtatgtttacatgttttaatgttcaaaaagaTGTTACTTTTCTCATCCTGTTCTCTTCCTACTCTCTGTCCGAAATGCTCCATTTTAGCTCCTGTGTCTTTAAGGCCTCCATCctgaaaagcccagtctgctctgattggtcagctggcccGATGAAAGCAAGGTAGTGTTGGTTAGTAAACACAAATCTTTGAGTGTAGGAATGTAGCTCCAGCCAAAGCAGCTCTAGTGCGAAAATAATGCTAGACAGACGGCAAGGGAGCtgttttttgatgtttaatGGCATGCTACAGTCAACGCTCTTTTAAATATGTGACATGGTGACGTAAGTAACTGAAGATAAGCCTGGACTATTAATGAGGCATTTCAGGGACATAAAGAGCAGTGATTTCTGTGTTAGAAAATAACTTCCTTTTGTGTGAACTTTGGGATGCGTTAACTTGCAGACCTTTAACATGTTAAAAACTCCATAACACACTAAAGGAAAGCATCGTTTGGGCTCTTTAATCACGTCATAGCTTCTTCTGTTTTGATTCTGGCAGCTGGACAGTACGTGAACACAGTTTAATGTTGTTATAGTGAATAAATTCAATAATGAAATGAGGAAGGCAGGTAGAAAATAAACGTAGGATCGGTACGTCCCTTCAACACATTCTGACCACAGAGATTAGAATGAAACCACGTGAGGACTCAAGTCAGAGCAGTCTGAGGAGAAACCTCACCTGAATCCTGATGAATCTGGGTCTTGCGTACGTTGGGAGATAGGTGGCGACCTGCTTGTAGGCGTCTGCACAGTCAAAGTCTTGTCCTTCTTTCAAAGTGACAGCTGCCATTCCGATCCGTCCCTCATGACCTGATCAGGCCGattcaacacacacagatgtattAAAACGGAAAGAGAGCATTAAACTTCATTTTCCTCTTCCATACCAACAGATTGGTAAAATAATTGTACTGGGGTTTTACCTTCGACTTTAACGCCGTAAACATTTGCCTCTAAAACGCAATAAGCCATTGTGAGAATGTCTGCAACCTCCGACGTGGCGACGTTCTCTCCTTTCCAcctgtaaaaaaacaagcaaaagagCAAAGAttagtggaataaaaaaaatagtgcaaCAAGTGGATCACTAATATGTCTACATTTGATCCACagttaaaacagcaaaagacacatttttctaTTATCCGACAACTTCGCCAGAATAAAACTCAATCAACTTCATCATCCTTAGAGAGGAAAATATAAACAACCAAAGTGACagataaacacaaaaagagtcACAACTTGCCTGAAAGTGTCACCAACTCGGTCCTGGAAGTACACAAAGTTGTCGCTGTCGATCCGAAGCAAATCGCCGCTGTTGAAGTACAGGTCGCCTTTCTTTAAGACATCGCGAAGCCTCTTCTTCTCCGTCTGTTGCTGGTTACCAGCGTACCCAACAAAGGGAGACCTCTGAGTTACCTTTCCCACTAAAAGTCCcgtctcacctgatgaagacataagaaaacagtgaaaaacttTCCAAAAACCCAGAGATGTCTAccataatataaaaatatcaacAGAGAAGCAGcaaattttcatatttaaagagTTGAGCCTTGAAAATGACCTATAAACTGATTATGaaattgctgtttgttttcttttgattgATTAATAATTTATTCCTTAAAATactaaagacaacaaaaaggttttgctgttcacatGTAAAAGAAATAGAGTACTAAGTAAACATCCATGTTACAGATGTTTAAGCCCTATGTGAGTTATAATAACATCGCTGGTTTCATTAATCCATTAAAACAATGACATTCTGTCACTTGGTGTATTGCTTTACTAATgcaataacaaacaaaagacaaccCTAAACTAATAGCACTGTATTAAAGTGTCCAAATAAACAGTCTACTTTGTTTATGACTTTCTAAACAgtgaaaattctgtccatgtgtgattATAATCTAACTGCTACCAACAATAAAGAACAGTGTGACCTGCTGTTGGATCCTGATCTAACCTATTTCCATATCAGGGATAatttacaaacaaaactaaataatgacGTTAGTGCTGACAGTGATACGGAAATGCTACTAAATCTGACCTTATAAGGTCATACTGGCGTTACAACTTTTACAGAACAGTGGCCGAGATgcacattcagacatgaagccgacaCGTTCTGCTGCCGTCAGATTAAGGGACAGTGGTGCATGTTTGAAGGGAGCTTTATTGACTCACCTACAGCTGCTTTGATGCAGAGACCCGCAGAGTTCCTGACAGGCTCCTCCTTCTCAATGTCAAACTTGATCACCGTGAAGGGGAAGAAAAACTGGGaaggatgaagaaaaagaatatCAGTTAAACAGTCTAGATCCCATATTGTGCCTGTTTTCAGCTAATTAAAGTGTCACGTGTCTCCAGAATAAGTCTTGTCATTTATCAGCTCACAAAACTGAAAAGATGGTTTATTTCAACATGACTGTATTAACCCTCTGTTGTAGCCCTGTTCTAAAcgggctgtttcagtgtctgtagtttTAAAAACCGCTGAGATGCTGCTgtccacgcccccttcaggaagaaaactctctcatGATAGAACAGTTTCACTATGTGATAATTGTGGCCAAAAGAGTTCACAATAATGATATTactgcaaaatgtcaaaaaagaatACTCATCGGTCTTATTCATATTCAACTTTGTTTATTCTTAGTCTGTTGAGATCAGTTGGGGTTCACTACATCTGTCCGTTTCATTGGAAAACGTCATTGTTTATGTTCTGActtttatgttatgttatgacttttatttttatcttttgtttattAAGCAGAAATGGCTCCAGTAGTAACTGTTTATATGTCATCAAATGAAAGCACAATTTGCGTTTCCACCATGgcccaccttttttttttttttaatcgtactttcactgcatttattttactataaagctactttaaagttttttttttatttactaaacTACAATCTTCTTCAAACAAAACTGTGCCATTTAGGGAGTAAATTATACTGTTAGTGATTTTGATATGGAAGCTTAAAATCCCAAAATTTGTCTTTAGTTCCCAGTTTATGCTGGATAGCTTAACATTGGATTTTAATCACATCCTGTTCTTTGAAAATGGTAGTTTGGTCCACTTAGGACCTTTTTCAGAGCTTTAAATGCAGAGCTTTCCAGAGCTGTGGCAGCGTACATACTTCATGTACGTACTTCATGTTGTTTCTATGTTGGTGTTACTCATTTAGATATATTGCTCTATGAAAtcatatcaatattttattttttttaaatatcagagTGTATTGTGACTTCTTCACAAACAAAATTCTGCAGCATTTACTACTTCAACTGCTACACAGTTGTCTCTTTAAACCCTTGTAATGTCCTCCCAGTTGCCATTTGGACTGTTATTTAAAGCATACAGTATAAATTGTCAATCAAATCCGTGTTACACCTTTAGTCTGACTTCAGTCCAACACACtgccacatttttttcccttcattttggAATTTAGGGCCAAATAGACCTTGTTTACATAAAAGTATACGATGGCAAAAGATTTTATTTGGGATCAGAATGACCcgaggacaacacgagggttaaagtaaaTGACTGACAAGCTCCACATATTCTCCTCTCAGAGGCCCCACAGACAAGCTAAAACCTGAGATCCACCACCCATGTGAAGAATCTCAAGCTACAACTGGCCAAACATTGAGCACACAGTCCAGGGACATCACTGGAATGTTTTACTATGATCtaaacactaccagtcaaaagtttggacacaccttctcattcagtgctttttatttatatgtattattttctacattgtagattaatactgaagattaacacttttgtttacaacataattccatatgtattcttttatagctttgatgtcttctgtattaatctataatgtagaaaagaattaaataaaagccactgaatgagaaggtgtgtccaaacctaaGACAAACTGTCCCCTAGCTTCAGTTTTGTTGTGAGAGACCATCCATCATTTTGGCAACAGCAGGCAGCTCTAAATACTTCACTCCCCATGATCCtcagctgctgttgctatggagaGGAATCCAATTAGAGCAGCAGTGAACTGAAAATGCTGCATTGTTGTAGTTGTGAGCAAAATGTTGACCTCAAAATTAAAGATGAACTCACTAACGCTGCAGATTATAAAACCAGTGTATCAGTAGCTGTTGACATATTTCAGTTGGACCAAAGTGGCTGGAAAACAGGCCAACAGTGTCGTCCCTGGAGCTGTTTTTGCTCGCGTGGTTAAAACAGCCGACATGCTTCCTCCTCCTACCTTGTGCACAAAATTGACTCGCCCCACTGCACCGATCTTGGACGTGTAATTGATGAAGCCGATGTTTCCCTCTGTGGCAGCGTACAGCTCTTTGACTTTAATGTCCCCGAAGCGATGCAGAAACTCGGCCCAAACATCAGGTCGGACTCCGTTGCCGATTGCAATCCTCACTTTgtggtttttctcattttctttctgattGAGATCGAGATCGAGGCCCATTCAGAGACGTGTGAAAATAACTCAGTGAGGTAACTGAAAGCAGATCCTGATTCCGTTTACCTTGGGCATGTTGCAGAGGTAGCGCATTGTTTCACCGATGTACTGCATCACTGTCACATCGTGCTTCCTGCAGTCGTCCCAGAACTGGGAGGCTGAGAACTTTCTCCTCAGAATGATGGTTATACCTGCAATTAGCATCGTATTGCGCAACCTTTATCTCGCTCAGCCACCAACCCAAGTGTGCAAACGCTTTTGTTCCTGCACTCATGAGAGGATAAAGAGGATCATTACCTCTCTCAATGCCTCCGACCAGGCCGATCAGGAAGCCCGCGCTGTGATAGAGGGGCAGATTGATGTAGAAGATGTCCTCTGTTGTGACTCCACACGCCGCCTGAAGGAAGGAGGAGGCCCAAACCCTCTCATGGGTGACAACGGCTGCTTTAGGCAAACCTACCAAGGTCAGAGAATAATAAATCATCCTGTGCTCTACTTGAAGCCTCAAAACCCACTCCTGCAGTATGATCCACTTCTCTGCTGTGCATTCACtcactcgctctctctctctgtcttctaaTATGCACATTTTCTCGTCAATAATTTTCTATCAGCAATGGATGAAATCGTGTCTCGTCTCTTAGATCACTAGTCAGGTGTTATGGCTCCAACTCTGCTGCTTCAACTCACattaattactgcaggtgaccaGAAATGAGACTCCGAATAAAACCCAATGTTGCCAATCGTTATCTAATTTAC is a window from the Amphiprion ocellaris isolate individual 3 ecotype Okinawa chromosome 3, ASM2253959v1, whole genome shotgun sequence genome containing:
- the zgc:101540 gene encoding hsFATP2a_ACSVL_like domain-containing protein, which produces MYLWLTALAGLAILFFFYIRAHFPYFSADFWTVLRSVGLGLRLLKYKRIKPFYSILDCFLDAVKSHPDKIFLHFEGRAYTYGEVDRQSNKVSRALQAEARLKEGDAVALFMANEPSFVWIWLGLAKLGCPAALLNFNIRSKSLLHCFSCCGAKVIIASPELQGAVEEVLPTLREQGISVYLLSESCSVPGINALLDKISQASDQPMSRDLRANVHIRSTAIYIYTSGTTGLPKAAVVTHERVWASSFLQAACGVTTEDIFYINLPLYHSAGFLIGLVGGIERGITIILRRKFSASQFWDDCRKHDVTVMQYIGETMRYLCNMPKKENEKNHKVRIAIGNGVRPDVWAEFLHRFGDIKVKELYAATEGNIGFINYTSKIGAVGRVNFVHKFFFPFTVIKFDIEKEEPVRNSAGLCIKAAVGETGLLVGKVTQRSPFVGYAGNQQQTEKKRLRDVLKKGDLYFNSGDLLRIDSDNFVYFQDRVGDTFRWKGENVATSEVADILTMAYCVLEANVYGVKVEGHEGRIGMAAVTLKEGQDFDCADAYKQVATYLPTYARPRFIRIQPSLEMTGTFKMKKVKLVEEGFNPAQIKDPLYFLDPEKKTYVPMTEEIYRAIASMEIKL